From one Humulus lupulus chromosome 8, drHumLupu1.1, whole genome shotgun sequence genomic stretch:
- the LOC133795677 gene encoding stemmadenine O-acetyltransferase-like — translation MTKAKIPKKVVNMEVTIFSRERIRPSSSLIGHMKPKKLCLFDQLTPITYPEVALFYSINDRNFDLNKTLIKLKKSLSETLTLFYPFSGKAKNNLHIEDYDNGVPYSEAKVNCRMSAYFQLRETESLNKFVSIHPFSKENDTSGPQLAIQVNVFTCGGIALGVSVCHKQSDGASLSYLLKSWAALFTDSPEKVIQPELSKAASFFPPRTELPSNCLALMDQLWFKKSNYVTKRFYFDSKAISTLKALAKSERVPSPTRNDAVSCFIWKHAMEASWAISGSPRTSIAAHAVNMRPRMKDPRSLENCTGNLFWWASIVVNPAQKDDLELSQLVALTKEMVAEFDGEYLDTLVGEAGFEPVSEFVEQLEMMISMESEKPDIFAFTNWKDIFNDVDFGWGSPVWVAAHGKVGSEFRNLIVLIDSQGSNVKEIEAFVTLEDQQMAVLESDSKFLAFAGNSNNISSCL, via the exons atgaccaaagcgaagaTTCCgaag AAAGTGGTTAACATGGAGGTCACCATATTTTCTCGAGAAAGAATCAGACCATCTAGTTCATTGATTGGCCACATGAAACCCAAAAAGCTTTGTCTTTTTGATCAGCTCACTCCAATTACTTACCCTGAAGTAGCCCTTTTTTACTCCATTAATGATCGAAACTTCGATCTTAACAAAACCCTAATCAAGTTGAAGAAATCTTTGTCTGAAACCCTCACTTTGTTTTACCCCTTCTCCGGAAAAGCCAAGAACAATCTGCACATCGAGGATTACGACAACGGCGTTCCTTACTCGGAAGCCAAAGTTAACTGTCGTATGTCCGCCTATTTTCAGCTTCGAGAAACTGAGTCACTCAACAAGTTCGTTTCTATTCATCCCTTTAGCAAAGAAAATGACACCTCAGGTCCTCAGCTTGCGATTCAG GTGAACGTGTTCACTTGTGGTGGAATAGCCCTAGGAGTTTCCGTATGCCACAAACAGTCCGACGGAGCCTCTTTGAGCTACTTACTCAAGTCATGGGCTGCTCTCTTCACCGACTCACCGGAAAAAGTAATTCAGCCTGAACTATCCAAAGCGGCGTCGTTTTTTCCGCCACGAACGGAGTTGCCCTCCAACTGTTTAGCACTCATGGACCAGTTATGGTTCAAGAAGAGCAACTACGTTACCAAGAGATTCTACTTCGACAGCAAAGCTATATCCACGTTGAAAGCCTTAGCTAAAAGCGAAAGAGTCCCATCTCCGACGAGAAACGACGCCGTCAGCTGCTTCATATGGAAACACGCCATGGAGGCTTCTTGGGCCATATCGGGCTCGCCGAGGACATCCATCGCGGCCCACGCCGTCAACATGAGGCCCAGAATGAAAGATCCTCGGTCGCTGGAAAATTGCACCGGGAACCTCTTCTGGTGGGCCTCCATAGTAGTGAACCCGGCCCAGAAGGATGATCTCGAGCTGAGTCAACTGGTGGCGTTGACAAAAGAAATGGTGGCAGAGTTCGACGGCGAGTACTTGGACACCCTGGTTGGAGAAGCCGGGTTCGAGCCGGTTTCGGAGTTTGTGGAGCAGCTGGAGATGATGATATCAATGGAATCTGAAAAGCCAGACATCTTCGCCTTTACTAACTGGAAAGACATCTTCAACGACGTGGATTTCGGGTGGGGGAGCCCGGTTTGGGTCGCGGCCCATGGAAAAGTCGGGTCGGAGTTTAGAAATCTGATTGTTTTGATCGACTCACAAGGGAGTAATGTTAAGGAGATCGAAGCTTTTGTGACGTTGGAAGATCAGCAAATGGCTGTTTTGGAGAGTGATTCAAAGTTCTTGGCGTTCGCTGGGAATAGTAACAATATTAGTTCATGCCTGTAA